One segment of Gemmatimonadales bacterium DNA contains the following:
- a CDS encoding glucose-1-phosphate adenylyltransferase yields the protein MPWASMLRPLDIVAVVMGGGAGTRLFPLTKDRAKPAVPLAGKYRLVDIPISNCINADLRRIFVLTQFNSSSLHRHIQESYRFDQFSPGFVEILAAQQTPEWAEWYQGTADAVRRNLVHLNDHPHRWVLILSGDQLYRMNFRTLIEQHVATGAEVTVATLPVRPEEAHAFGIMDVGADGRITRFVEKPTDPAVLSTLRVQGAAIGPLAERPEAGSLLASMGIYVFDREVLAAALAGREADFGKHIIPQLIESRRVFAYLHQGYWEDIGTIGAFYEANLDLCQPVPKFNFYDASAPIFTHARYLPATKMIHARVSRAVVAEGCIINDALIDYSLIGLRSRIEAGATIRSSLVMGADYYETEDRPPAPGAPPLGIGHGTSIERTIVDKNARIGDGVRISPEGKPPDLDGPNYYVRDGIVVIPKNAVVPSGTVI from the coding sequence ATGCCCTGGGCATCCATGCTGCGCCCGCTCGACATCGTCGCCGTCGTGATGGGCGGCGGCGCCGGCACCCGGCTCTTTCCGCTCACCAAGGATCGGGCCAAGCCGGCGGTGCCGCTCGCGGGCAAGTACCGGCTGGTCGACATCCCGATCAGCAACTGCATCAACGCGGACCTGCGCCGTATCTTCGTGCTCACCCAATTCAATTCCAGCTCGCTGCACCGGCACATCCAGGAGAGCTACCGCTTCGACCAGTTCTCACCCGGATTTGTCGAGATCCTCGCGGCGCAGCAGACGCCCGAGTGGGCCGAGTGGTACCAGGGCACCGCCGACGCGGTGCGCCGCAACCTGGTCCACCTGAACGACCATCCCCACCGCTGGGTACTCATCCTCTCGGGCGACCAGCTCTACCGGATGAACTTCCGCACGCTCATCGAGCAGCATGTGGCCACCGGCGCCGAGGTCACGGTGGCGACGCTCCCGGTCCGCCCCGAGGAGGCGCACGCTTTCGGCATCATGGACGTCGGGGCGGACGGCCGGATCACGCGGTTCGTGGAGAAGCCGACCGACCCCGCCGTGCTGAGCACGCTCCGCGTGCAGGGTGCCGCCATCGGGCCGCTGGCCGAACGGCCCGAAGCGGGCTCGCTGCTCGCTTCGATGGGCATCTACGTCTTTGACCGCGAGGTGCTCGCTGCGGCGCTCGCCGGGCGCGAAGCCGATTTCGGCAAGCACATCATTCCGCAGCTCATCGAGTCGCGCCGGGTCTTTGCCTACCTGCACCAGGGCTACTGGGAGGACATTGGCACCATCGGCGCGTTCTACGAGGCCAATCTCGACCTCTGCCAGCCGGTGCCCAAGTTCAATTTCTACGACGCGTCGGCGCCGATCTTCACCCACGCGCGCTACCTGCCCGCGACCAAGATGATCCACGCCCGCGTGTCGCGCGCCGTCGTTGCCGAAGGGTGCATCATCAACGACGCGCTCATCGACTATTCGCTCATCGGGCTCAGGAGCCGCATCGAGGCCGGCGCCACCATTCGCTCGTCGCTGGTGATGGGCGCCGACTACTACGAGACCGAGGATCGCCCGCCCGCGCCCGGTGCGCCGCCCCTCGGCATCGGGCACGGCACCAGCATCGAGCGCACCATCGTGGACAAGAACGCGCGCATCGGCGACGGGGTGCGGATTTCGCCCGAAGGAAAGCCGCCCGATCTCGACGGCCCGAATTACTACGTGCGCGACGGCATCGTGGTGATCCCCAAGAACGCCGTGGTGCCGAGCGGCACGGTGATCTGA
- a CDS encoding YSC84-related protein, whose translation MLSRCRSALLAISAIALTAAAPAPAMSRATAPAAARADGSPVDEGDVAKVIAKFKEKDPGMAQVFADAYGYAVFPSVGKGAIGIGGARGKGWVYEAGKLIGRSTLTQVSIGFQLGGQAYSEVVFFKNKGALDGFRTGHLKLDAQASAVALKARASGDLPWRSGIAIVTMSKGGLMYEASVGGQKFSFTPVGDTGDADK comes from the coding sequence ATGCTGTCACGTTGCCGGTCCGCGTTGCTCGCGATTTCCGCCATTGCGCTCACCGCGGCGGCGCCCGCGCCGGCGATGTCGCGGGCCACCGCGCCGGCTGCCGCGCGCGCCGACGGCAGTCCGGTCGATGAAGGCGACGTCGCCAAGGTGATCGCCAAGTTCAAGGAGAAGGACCCCGGCATGGCGCAGGTCTTTGCCGACGCGTACGGCTACGCGGTCTTCCCGAGCGTCGGCAAAGGCGCCATCGGGATCGGGGGCGCCCGCGGCAAGGGCTGGGTGTACGAGGCCGGGAAGCTCATCGGCCGCTCGACCCTCACCCAGGTGTCGATCGGCTTCCAGCTCGGCGGACAGGCCTATAGCGAGGTGGTGTTCTTCAAGAACAAGGGCGCGCTGGATGGCTTCCGCACCGGGCACCTCAAGCTCGATGCGCAGGCTTCGGCGGTGGCGCTCAAGGCGCGCGCTTCGGGCGACCTGCCGTGGCGCTCCGGCATTGCGATCGTCACGATGTCGAAGGGCGGGCTCATGTACGAGGCGTCGGTGGGCGGGCAGAAGTTCTCGTTCACGCCGGTGGGCGACACCGGCGACGCCGACAAATAG